The following coding sequences lie in one Lolium perenne isolate Kyuss_39 chromosome 2, Kyuss_2.0, whole genome shotgun sequence genomic window:
- the LOC139835649 gene encoding uncharacterized protein, which produces MEHDDFTRLVVTLWAIWHARRKAIHEDIYQSPQATHQFIESFLHDLSLSEKPRATVAAKVHPPVAPRWIPPPLNQSKVNTDGAVAKISNRGVVAAVCRSHAGVYLGASAVVFGFEGITHPGCLQAMACREALALTADLGVEGVMVASDCMEVIQGLKSNNLGLFSHVLKEIKTTAEQRGGFCFRHESRRSNGEAHSLARSATSLAAGRHVWLGVIPPFLSFPVNIRNE; this is translated from the coding sequence ATGGAGCATGATGACTTTACTCGGTTGGTTGTTACCCTTTGGGCTATTTGGCACGCAAGGAGAAAAGCAATTCATGAAGACATCTATCAAAGTCCGCAGGCAACGCATCAGTTCATTGAGAGTTTCTTGCATGACCTATCCTTGTCGGAGAAGCCGAGAGCTACGGTTGCAGCGAAGGTGCACCCTCCGGTGGCACCAAGATGGATCCCTCCTCCGCTGAACCAGAGCAAGGTGAATACGGACGGCGCTGTTGCAAAGATATCAAATAGAGGAGTTGTGGCGGCTGTCTGCCGCTCCCATGCGGGTGTTTATCTCGGTGCCTCAGCGGTGGTTTTTGGTTTTGAGGGGATTACACATCCTGGCTGCCTACAAGCTATGGCTTGTCGCGAGGCTTTGGCGCTCACGGCGGACCTGGGAGTGGAAGGGGTCATGGTGGCTTCGGACTGCATGGAAGTGATTCAAGGCCTGAAGAGCAATAACCTGGGGCTCTTTAGTCATGTGCTCAAGGAGATCAAGACGACGGCTGAACAGCGGGGAGGTTTCTGTTTCCGCCATGAGAGCCGGCGGTCGAATGGCGAAGCTCATAGTCTAGCGCGCTCGGCAACGTCGCTTGCAGCGGGTCGCCATGTTTGGTTGGGAGTTATACCTCCGTTTCTTTCATTTCCTGTAAACATTAGGAATGAATAA